The sequence CCAGCAGCCACTCCACGTAGGCCTCGGGGTCGAACGGGGCGAGCGAGTCGAGCTCCTCGCCGACCCCCGCGAAGAAGATCGGCAGCTGCAGCCGATCGGCGATGGCGACCGCCACGCCACCCTTGGAGGTGCCATCCATCTTGGTCAGGACGATCCCGGTGACGCCCGCCTCGCGGCTGAACGCCTCGGCCTGGGAGAGGCCGTTCTGACCGGTGGTGGCGTCGAGCGCGAGGAGGACGTGCCGCGGCTGGCCCGGCTGGCGCCGTTCGATCACGCGCCGGATCTTGGCCAGCTCGGTCATCAGCTGAACCTTGTTCTGCAGGCGGCCGGCGGTGTCGACGATGACCACCTCGATACCCCGCGACTCGGCCGTCGCCAGCGCGTCGAACGCGACGGCGCCCGGATCGGCACCAGGGCGCTGGGCGACCACCGGGACCCCGACCTGCTCGCCCCACAGGCGAAGCTGCTCGACCGCGGCGGCGCGGAACGTGTCCGCGGCGGCGAGGACCACGCTGTGGCCGTCGCGCACGAATCGCGCCGCCAACTTGGCGATTGTCGTCGTCTTGCCCGATCCGTTGACGCCCACCACCAGGATCACTGCCGGGGCCGGTCCGAGCTCGAATCTGCCGCAGCCCACTCGATCGAGACGCAGGCGAATCTCCTGCGCCAGGGCTGCGCGCACCGCCTCGCCAGTGGCCGACGCGCCGGCGCGTTCCTGCGTGGCGGCGATCAGCGCCACCGTGGTCTCTGGTCCCACGTCGGCCGCGACCAGGGCCTCCTCGAGCTCGTCCCAGGTCGACTCGACGACCCGGTCCCGGCCCAGCAGGGCGCGCAGCCGGCCGCCGAGTCCGCCGGGCCGTGGCCGCAGGCCGAGGCCCGGCGGCTCACGCCTCGGGCGCGCCATCATCCGACGGCCACCTCAACCGGGACATCGGCCAGGCGCAGCGAGAGGAGCCGCGACACCGCGGCATCGGTCATGGTCACGCCGTAGATCGTGTCCGCCGTCTCTATCGTGGCCCGGTTGTGGGTGATCACCACGAAGTCGATCGTCTGGGCCAGGAGGCGCAATGCATCGGCGAAGCGGCCGATGTTGGCCTCGTCGAGGGCCGCATCCACCTCGTCGAGGATGCAGAACGGGACCGGGTTGACGCTCAGCATGGCGAACAGCAGGGCAACCCCGGTGAGCGCCCGCTCCCCGCCGGAGAGCATCGGCAGCCGCTGGAGGCGCTTGCCCGGGGGCTGGACTGCGATCTCGATCCCGCCAGCCTCCCCGTCCGCGTCGCTCATCTGCAGCGAGGCCGAGCCGCCAGCGAAGAGGAGCCGGCAGAACTCGTCGAACTTTGCACCGATGGCGACGAACGCCGCGTTGAACTGTTGCGCGATGTCGGCTTCGAGGCGACCGATCAGCTCCTCGGTCGAGGCGCTGGCCGCGGACAGATCGGCGTCCTGCGCCACCAATGTCTCGAGGCGTCCGGCCAGCTCTCGATGCTCGTCGATCGCGAATGGGTTGACCGAGCCGATCTGGGAGAGCGTCCGGCGAACCCGGGTCAGCTCCTCTGCGATCGCCTCGAGTGGCGCATCGCCCAGATCCGCGTCGGCGATCGCGCCATCCGCGCCGGCGTCGACATCGTCGACGGTCGGCGGCAGCGACTCGATCGCCAGATCTCGCTCGCGGACGATCGCGACCAGCTCATCCTCGTGTCGTTGCGCCACGAGCGCGGCAGCCTGGGAACCTCGCTCCAGCTCTGCCATGCGAGATGCCGCACCGCCCCGCGTCCGCTCGCGCTCGAGGAGGTCGGCACGCAGCCGATCTCGCTCGGCATCGGCGAGGTCGCGTTCGTTCGTCGCCAGCGCGACCCCCGCGGCGGCGGCCGCAGAAGCCTCACCGGCCGCGTTGCGGTCTCGGTCCAGCGCGGCGAGCGATTCCCGGTCGCCGGCGAGAGTCGCTCGCAGCTGATCACTGCGCGCTTCCAGGAGAGCCTGCTCGTAACCGCCGCGACTCCGGGCCGAGTCGGTGGCATCGACCGCGGATTGCGCCGTCTGCCAGGCCGCGCGCAGCTGGTCGCGCGTCACGGCAAGCTCGGCGCGGCGTTCCC is a genomic window of Chloroflexota bacterium containing:
- the ftsY gene encoding signal recognition particle-docking protein FtsY; this translates as MMARPRREPPGLGLRPRPGGLGGRLRALLGRDRVVESTWDELEEALVAADVGPETTVALIAATQERAGASATGEAVRAALAQEIRLRLDRVGCGRFELGPAPAVILVVGVNGSGKTTTIAKLAARFVRDGHSVVLAAADTFRAAAVEQLRLWGEQVGVPVVAQRPGADPGAVAFDALATAESRGIEVVIVDTAGRLQNKVQLMTELAKIRRVIERRQPGQPRHVLLALDATTGQNGLSQAEAFSREAGVTGIVLTKMDGTSKGGVAVAIADRLQLPIFFAGVGEELDSLAPFDPEAYVEWLLAA